One genomic region from Natrinema caseinilyticum encodes:
- a CDS encoding helix-turn-helix domain-containing protein — MAGRPPDVTDEEILDLFEAADGNQLTTSDIKQQLGYTQSGAYRRLRTLEEAGYLRSRSIGNNTLWRLSDEYLTSE, encoded by the coding sequence ATGGCTGGCCGGCCTCCCGACGTGACTGACGAGGAAATTCTCGACCTTTTCGAGGCCGCAGATGGGAATCAACTGACAACATCTGACATAAAACAGCAACTCGGCTATACGCAATCCGGCGCGTATCGGCGTCTCCGAACACTGGAGGAAGCAGGATATCTGCGAAGCAGGAGTATCGGCAACAACACACTCTGGCGATTGAGTGATGAGTATCTCACTTCCGAATAA
- a CDS encoding DUF63 family protein, with protein MDDFIDRFGAERVWAATVASLAIIVVLGAVLFPQRVYVDIIWQYFWGPVVADAHSWNCVAWADGQQVACDQAPPDAGPTAEPGYTFVSYAGYIPTLVLLLIGVIFIVRRLGIERYRAGFFALFPFMLFGGALRVVEDANAASFEATGDMAIQLPWSGFIISPLIYFTVFFIALIAVVSSVWLERNDYVSGYEYPLIGIGTALLTAAVGYLAYTAATEPYAEFYPLIPVVILVGATLTTGITWVAIEQFAPELNRGTQYMGIVVIWAHAVDGVANVVGLDWATTLGLPANLVPKHPINRAIANTTADVLPADVVSVTGSAWPFLFVKIAAAVFIIWIFDDTVFEENPRYAVLLMITVVAVGLGPGTRDMLRATFGV; from the coding sequence ATGGACGACTTCATCGATCGGTTCGGGGCCGAACGCGTCTGGGCCGCGACCGTCGCGAGTCTCGCGATCATCGTGGTCCTCGGCGCCGTTCTCTTCCCTCAGCGGGTGTACGTCGATATCATCTGGCAGTACTTCTGGGGGCCGGTGGTGGCGGACGCTCACAGCTGGAATTGCGTCGCGTGGGCCGACGGCCAACAGGTAGCCTGCGACCAGGCACCCCCCGACGCCGGGCCGACCGCCGAACCCGGCTACACGTTCGTTTCCTACGCCGGATACATCCCGACACTGGTCCTGTTGCTTATCGGGGTTATCTTCATCGTCCGCCGCCTCGGGATCGAACGCTATCGCGCGGGCTTTTTCGCCCTGTTTCCGTTCATGCTCTTCGGGGGCGCGCTCCGCGTGGTCGAAGACGCGAACGCGGCCTCGTTCGAGGCGACCGGCGATATGGCCATCCAGTTACCGTGGTCGGGGTTCATCATCAGCCCGCTCATCTACTTCACCGTCTTCTTCATCGCCCTGATCGCGGTCGTCAGTTCCGTCTGGCTCGAGCGCAACGACTACGTCTCCGGCTACGAGTACCCGCTGATCGGTATCGGAACGGCCCTGCTGACGGCCGCGGTCGGGTATCTCGCGTATACGGCGGCGACGGAACCCTACGCTGAATTCTATCCCCTGATCCCGGTCGTGATCCTCGTGGGCGCGACCCTCACGACCGGGATTACCTGGGTGGCTATCGAGCAGTTCGCTCCCGAATTAAACCGTGGGACGCAGTACATGGGGATCGTCGTCATCTGGGCTCACGCGGTCGACGGCGTCGCGAACGTCGTCGGCCTCGACTGGGCGACGACGCTCGGACTCCCGGCCAACCTCGTTCCGAAGCACCCGATCAACCGTGCGATCGCCAACACGACGGCCGACGTCCTTCCCGCAGACGTCGTCTCGGTAACGGGTTCGGCCTGGCCCTTCCTGTTCGTGAAGATCGCCGCCGCCGTGTTCATCATCTGGATCTTCGACGACACCGTGTTCGAGGAGAATCCTCGCTACGCCGTCTTGCTCATGATCACCGTCGTCGCCGTCGGCCTCGGCCCGGGGACCCGAGACATGCTGCGAGCGACGTTCGGAGTCTGA
- a CDS encoding protoglobin domain-containing protein, whose amino-acid sequence MSSDQIPGYTYGTDEVPDAPITVEEFDRLKQTVLFDDDDEDALRQAGDVLEGQIDDVLELWYDFVGDHDFLMYYFTDGEGTPDEEYLERVRERFGQWIRDTCTTPYDEDWLNYQFEIGRRHTREKKNQVDDADAVDHIHMRYLVAFIFPITATIRDFLANSDHTDEEIDRMYHAWFKSIVLQVTLWSYPYVPEEDW is encoded by the coding sequence ATGAGCAGCGACCAGATTCCAGGATACACGTACGGAACGGACGAGGTTCCTGACGCACCGATCACCGTGGAGGAGTTCGACCGGTTGAAACAGACGGTGCTGTTCGACGACGACGACGAGGACGCTCTTCGCCAGGCCGGCGACGTCCTCGAGGGACAGATAGACGACGTCCTCGAGTTGTGGTACGACTTCGTCGGCGACCACGACTTCCTGATGTACTACTTTACCGACGGCGAGGGGACGCCGGACGAGGAGTACTTGGAGCGGGTTCGCGAGCGGTTCGGGCAGTGGATCCGCGATACCTGTACCACCCCGTACGACGAGGATTGGCTGAACTATCAGTTCGAAATCGGACGTCGACACACCCGCGAGAAGAAAAATCAGGTCGACGACGCGGACGCGGTCGATCACATCCACATGCGATACCTCGTGGCGTTTATTTTCCCGATCACGGCGACGATCCGCGATTTCCTCGCGAACAGCGATCACACCGACGAAGAGATCGACCGAATGTACCACGCCTGGTTCAAGTCGATCGTACTGCAGGTAACCCTCTGGAGCTACCCGTACGTACCCGAGGAAGACTGGTAA
- a CDS encoding inositol monophosphatase family protein, with protein sequence MSDAEADSDRARVAVRAAAEGAAIAADSFRTDLAVENKGTKTDVVTQVDRDAQAAVIETIRNARPDDPIVGEEDDALKEVPESGPAWIVDPIDGTNNYVGGIRAFGTAVAAVDDGEPVGAATVCPALSDTYRVGPAGAFRNDEALSVSDCDDPEAATVCPTFWWDFDRRDQYDAACREVVHRFGDMRRFGCAQFELALVASGALEGALTNLRANPWDTVAGVQLIRQAGGVVTDLEGERWRHDSTGLVASNGAIHDDLLAAAREIDG encoded by the coding sequence ATGAGCGACGCCGAAGCCGATTCCGACCGCGCGAGGGTCGCAGTTCGCGCGGCAGCCGAGGGTGCTGCCATCGCGGCCGACTCGTTCCGAACCGACCTCGCGGTCGAAAACAAGGGAACCAAAACGGACGTCGTAACGCAGGTCGACCGAGATGCACAGGCGGCCGTCATCGAGACGATTCGGAACGCCCGCCCGGACGATCCGATCGTCGGCGAAGAAGACGACGCGTTGAAGGAGGTCCCGGAATCGGGTCCGGCGTGGATCGTCGACCCGATCGACGGGACGAACAATTACGTCGGCGGCATCCGCGCGTTCGGGACCGCCGTCGCAGCCGTCGACGACGGCGAACCGGTCGGCGCCGCGACCGTCTGTCCGGCCCTCTCCGATACCTACCGCGTCGGGCCCGCGGGCGCGTTTCGCAACGATGAGGCGCTGTCGGTCAGCGACTGCGACGACCCCGAGGCGGCGACCGTCTGTCCGACCTTCTGGTGGGACTTCGATCGACGCGATCAGTACGATGCCGCGTGTCGCGAGGTCGTCCATCGGTTCGGCGACATGCGCCGGTTCGGCTGCGCCCAGTTCGAACTGGCGCTGGTCGCCTCGGGCGCGCTCGAGGGAGCCCTGACCAACCTGCGGGCCAACCCGTGGGACACCGTCGCCGGCGTGCAGTTGATCCGTCAGGCCGGCGGCGTCGTCACGGATCTCGAGGGGGAGCGCTGGCGCCACGATAGTACGGGCCTGGTGGCCTCGAACGGCGCGATTCACGACGACCTGCTCGCGGCAGCGCGCGAAATCGACGGGTAA
- a CDS encoding glutaredoxin family protein, with amino-acid sequence MEFPPNQGLDQEEVNEHVADAIEENEVVLFMKGTELMPQCGYSRKALGLISHHRDEYETVDVLESLDEYRQALSDRSGWETIPQTFVDGEFVGGSDILEELEERGELADTLDGSNQS; translated from the coding sequence ATGGAGTTTCCGCCGAACCAGGGTCTCGACCAGGAGGAGGTCAACGAGCACGTCGCCGACGCGATCGAAGAGAACGAAGTCGTCCTCTTCATGAAGGGGACGGAACTGATGCCCCAGTGTGGGTACTCCCGCAAAGCCCTCGGTCTGATCAGCCATCATCGCGACGAGTACGAGACGGTGGACGTTCTCGAGTCGCTCGACGAGTATCGACAGGCACTATCGGACCGAAGCGGTTGGGAGACGATTCCACAGACGTTCGTCGACGGAGAGTTCGTGGGCGGGTCCGACATTCTCGAGGAACTCGAAGAGCGCGGCGAACTCGCGGACACGCTCGACGGGTCGAACCAATCGTGA
- a CDS encoding DUF7577 domain-containing protein translates to MVDPAPYELVGRLAVAAFVMIAPSLCFLGLVRGLERLRDDALILEWAQNRSGDPEYELPTESDVLAALATDIGTEPGDTSAVRCPICSARNRTEVTYCNGCLHRLE, encoded by the coding sequence ATGGTCGATCCGGCACCGTACGAACTCGTCGGCCGCCTCGCCGTGGCAGCGTTCGTCATGATCGCACCGTCGCTGTGCTTTCTGGGGTTGGTCCGGGGACTCGAGCGACTGCGCGACGACGCTCTCATTCTCGAGTGGGCGCAGAACCGAAGTGGCGACCCGGAGTACGAACTCCCGACGGAAAGCGACGTACTCGCCGCGCTGGCGACGGACATCGGGACCGAACCGGGCGATACGTCGGCCGTTCGGTGTCCAATCTGCAGCGCGAGAAATCGGACCGAAGTGACGTACTGTAACGGTTGTCTGCATCGCCTGGAATAG
- a CDS encoding PQQ-dependent sugar dehydrogenase, with amino-acid sequence MAPHISRRRFLTVATVGATTGSAGFAVRGSATPPGPDERTNAIDRVPNSVGLETLADGVAMPVAVEFAPEADRRYIAQRDGRVVVHESDGIREEPFLDLSETVITGGERGLLGMTLHPEFAENRRLFVHYSTSSRPGTPQEFDHTGVIAEFEATDEGTRARRKTERVVLEVPQPANFHNGGDLAFGPDEYFYAGIGAGGGGGGGGQDVTTDFLGSVLRIDVDDRAADRGYTIPDDNPLVGREGLDEYYAWGFRNPWRLSFDDDDFFVADVGESDYEEVNLVEKGGNYGWNIMEGTHCYRDDDCPDEPPVDGGGGESFRDPIIEYPHGEDASSVTGVSVIGGYVYDGSTMPALEGAYVFGDFLASGRLFAATRPEDEGDVWPTTVVDVSNGPTIERILSFGRDDSGEVYVLGIGPDGGGLYRVVPAA; translated from the coding sequence ATGGCGCCTCACATCAGTCGACGACGATTCCTGACGGTTGCAACCGTGGGAGCGACGACGGGAAGTGCCGGATTTGCGGTACGAGGGTCCGCTACGCCTCCGGGCCCGGACGAACGGACGAACGCGATCGATCGAGTTCCGAATTCGGTCGGACTCGAGACGCTCGCCGACGGGGTAGCGATGCCGGTGGCGGTCGAATTTGCGCCGGAGGCCGACCGACGGTACATCGCCCAGCGCGACGGCCGCGTCGTCGTCCACGAGTCGGACGGGATCCGCGAGGAACCGTTTCTCGATCTGAGCGAGACAGTCATCACCGGGGGCGAACGAGGACTCCTGGGGATGACGCTTCATCCGGAGTTCGCGGAAAACCGGCGGCTGTTCGTCCATTACAGTACGTCGTCTCGGCCCGGGACGCCACAGGAGTTCGACCACACGGGCGTCATCGCCGAATTCGAGGCGACCGACGAGGGAACCCGGGCGAGGCGGAAGACCGAACGAGTCGTGCTCGAAGTGCCCCAGCCGGCGAATTTCCACAACGGTGGTGATCTCGCGTTCGGCCCGGACGAGTATTTCTACGCCGGTATCGGGGCGGGCGGTGGCGGAGGCGGTGGCGGACAGGATGTAACGACCGACTTCCTGGGCAGCGTACTGCGCATCGACGTCGACGACCGGGCGGCGGATCGGGGGTACACGATCCCCGACGACAACCCGCTGGTGGGCCGCGAGGGTCTCGACGAGTATTACGCGTGGGGCTTTCGGAACCCCTGGCGTCTGTCGTTCGACGACGACGATTTCTTCGTCGCGGACGTCGGCGAGAGCGACTACGAAGAGGTGAACCTCGTCGAGAAGGGCGGCAACTACGGCTGGAATATCATGGAAGGCACGCATTGTTACCGGGACGACGACTGTCCGGACGAGCCGCCCGTCGACGGCGGCGGTGGCGAATCGTTCCGCGATCCAATAATCGAGTATCCGCACGGAGAGGACGCCTCGAGCGTGACCGGCGTCTCGGTTATCGGCGGCTACGTGTACGACGGTTCGACGATGCCGGCGTTAGAAGGCGCGTACGTTTTCGGGGACTTCCTGGCCTCGGGACGGTTGTTCGCAGCGACGCGCCCCGAGGACGAGGGGGACGTGTGGCCGACCACCGTCGTCGACGTTTCGAACGGTCCGACCATAGAGCGCATCCTCTCGTTCGGTCGCGACGACAGCGGTGAGGTGTACGTTCTCGGGATCGGACCCGACGGGGGCGGCCTTTATCGCGTCGTTCCAGCGGCGTGA
- a CDS encoding DUF7110 family protein, producing MSTEESRHVYRLHSTLELPLEELREHIDDATFPDGIDDVEITRRNNTLILKAVAEDQSVSKYTPTAQLKASVTENRVYEEDPDERRQSFRWDEEEEEEIESELVEFAAFKGDRETVLQNSLLQYEMFLVLCEIAEAAEKGTLTAISERDGDLEATRIVDGEPRPADIEVVEGPRDRGSGQGGVNWRDNKFISD from the coding sequence ATGTCAACAGAGGAATCCAGACACGTTTATCGACTCCACTCGACCCTCGAACTGCCCCTCGAAGAACTTCGCGAACACATCGACGACGCAACGTTCCCCGATGGAATCGACGACGTCGAAATAACGCGACGCAACAATACGCTCATTTTGAAAGCCGTTGCGGAGGACCAATCGGTCAGTAAGTACACTCCAACGGCCCAACTCAAAGCCAGCGTCACTGAGAATCGGGTCTACGAGGAGGACCCCGACGAGCGGCGACAATCCTTCCGCTGGGACGAAGAAGAGGAAGAAGAAATCGAATCTGAGCTCGTCGAGTTCGCCGCCTTCAAAGGCGATAGAGAAACTGTCCTCCAGAATTCACTGCTCCAGTACGAGATGTTTCTCGTCCTCTGTGAAATCGCCGAAGCCGCTGAAAAAGGAACGCTGACGGCGATTTCGGAGCGCGACGGCGACCTCGAGGCGACCCGAATCGTCGACGGCGAGCCACGTCCGGCCGATATCGAAGTCGTCGAAGGCCCGCGGGATCGCGGATCCGGACAGGGCGGCGTCAACTGGCGGGACAACAAATTCATCAGCGATTGA
- a CDS encoding patatin-like phospholipase family protein gives MSHGSNAGTPSRVAIACQGGGSHTAFTAGVLKRLLRECDTQSYDLVGLSGTSGGAVCATAAWYGLAERGTDYAIETLDAIWRDFSARSLPDMIANEWVVQLAQFAAHGGPLPLFSPYELPYTDVGRERFLDTLESHIDFGRVPSLAADTSIDLILGAADVTEGEFETFRNEAVTAETVLASAAIPTLFEAVGIDDHWYWDGLFSQNPPIRDFLTVPRDAAAKPDEIWIVQINPKHREEVPESVEDIADRRNELAGNLSLYQEVSFIETINELIESGSLPEEYKPVTIEFIDLGSDLTAPSKVDRDPTFVDRLMKRGTRRAERFLREQRD, from the coding sequence ATGAGTCACGGTTCCAACGCCGGTACTCCAAGCCGCGTTGCGATCGCCTGTCAGGGTGGTGGCAGCCATACTGCGTTCACCGCGGGCGTCCTCAAACGCCTCCTCAGAGAGTGCGATACGCAATCGTACGACCTCGTCGGATTGAGCGGAACCTCCGGCGGAGCCGTCTGTGCAACCGCCGCCTGGTACGGGTTAGCCGAACGGGGGACCGACTACGCGATCGAGACGCTCGATGCGATCTGGCGTGACTTTTCCGCCCGATCGCTGCCCGATATGATCGCCAACGAGTGGGTGGTCCAGCTGGCGCAGTTCGCCGCCCACGGCGGGCCGTTGCCTCTGTTCAGCCCGTACGAACTCCCGTATACCGACGTCGGTCGCGAACGGTTTCTCGACACGCTCGAGTCGCACATCGATTTCGGCCGCGTTCCCTCCCTCGCCGCCGACACGTCGATCGATCTGATTCTGGGCGCGGCGGACGTCACCGAAGGGGAATTCGAAACGTTTCGCAACGAGGCGGTCACCGCGGAGACGGTCCTCGCCTCGGCAGCGATTCCGACGCTGTTCGAAGCGGTGGGGATCGACGACCACTGGTACTGGGATGGGCTGTTCTCTCAGAACCCGCCGATCCGCGACTTTCTTACGGTGCCACGGGACGCGGCGGCAAAGCCTGACGAAATCTGGATCGTTCAGATCAATCCGAAACACCGCGAGGAGGTTCCCGAGTCGGTGGAAGACATCGCGGACCGGCGCAACGAACTCGCGGGTAACCTCTCCCTGTACCAGGAAGTGTCTTTCATCGAAACGATAAACGAGTTGATCGAGAGCGGGAGTCTTCCGGAGGAGTACAAACCCGTCACTATCGAGTTCATCGATCTGGGGAGCGATCTGACCGCGCCGTCGAAAGTCGATCGGGACCCGACGTTCGTCGATCGGTTGATGAAGCGGGGAACTCGGCGCGCCGAGCGTTTTCTCCGGGAACAGCGCGATTGA
- a CDS encoding succinylglutamate desuccinylase/aspartoacylase domain-containing protein yields MRVAQLGSGTPEVAVVAGIHGDEPCGVRAIERLLDERPTVKRPVKLIVANEAALERQIRFVDEDLNRAFPGDPDAETHEGKLASDLVSELEGCLAFSMHSTQSHAEPFAIVNGVGETATDVVPQLPVTAMVETSTFAEGRLFSAVETIEVECGLQGSETAAENADRLTRAFLTAVDVLPGDTVRRDLPVYRLVDVIRKDRADTYEVFVDNFTEVEPGAPFAAADGEEQIAEESFYPVLMSSNGYEDVFGYTAEKIDVIETKATAE; encoded by the coding sequence ATGAGAGTCGCACAGCTTGGGTCGGGGACACCTGAAGTTGCAGTCGTTGCGGGTATCCACGGAGACGAACCCTGTGGCGTGAGGGCCATCGAACGACTGCTCGACGAACGGCCCACCGTCAAACGGCCGGTCAAACTCATCGTCGCGAACGAGGCGGCGCTGGAGCGACAGATTCGGTTCGTCGACGAAGACCTGAACCGCGCGTTTCCCGGCGATCCCGACGCGGAGACACACGAAGGCAAACTCGCGTCCGATCTCGTCTCCGAACTCGAGGGCTGTCTCGCTTTCTCGATGCATTCGACGCAGAGTCACGCCGAACCGTTCGCCATCGTCAACGGCGTCGGCGAGACCGCGACGGACGTCGTCCCGCAACTCCCCGTCACGGCGATGGTCGAAACGAGCACCTTCGCGGAGGGCCGACTCTTTTCGGCGGTCGAGACGATCGAGGTCGAGTGCGGCCTGCAGGGCTCCGAGACGGCCGCCGAAAATGCAGATCGTCTCACACGTGCGTTTCTCACCGCGGTGGACGTGTTGCCCGGCGATACGGTTCGCCGGGACCTCCCCGTCTACCGGCTCGTCGATGTCATCCGCAAGGATCGGGCTGACACGTACGAGGTGTTCGTCGACAACTTCACCGAAGTCGAACCGGGCGCTCCGTTCGCCGCGGCCGACGGCGAAGAGCAGATCGCAGAGGAGTCGTTCTATCCGGTATTGATGTCATCGAACGGCTACGAGGACGTCTTCGGGTACACCGCCGAAAAAATAGACGTCATCGAGACGAAAGCGACGGCGGAGTAG
- a CDS encoding fibrillarin-like rRNA/tRNA 2'-O-methyltransferase → MREALPAGVERRAFDGRERLATRGEPVYGEPTDGEWRAWNPTRSKLGAMLELGMDTGLEGGETVLYLGAASGTTVSHVADFAGPTYAVEFAARPARDLLEAAETRDRLFPLLKDARKPETYAHVVESDVDVIVQDVATRGQARVALENQRFLADDGRLLLAVKARSEDVTREPAAVFADVREELSDGYETLEEKRLEEYHTDHLGIVARPR, encoded by the coding sequence ATGCGTGAGGCCCTCCCGGCGGGCGTCGAGCGCCGCGCGTTCGATGGCCGCGAGCGCCTCGCGACCCGCGGAGAGCCTGTCTACGGCGAGCCGACCGACGGCGAGTGGCGGGCCTGGAACCCGACCCGATCGAAACTCGGTGCGATGCTCGAGCTGGGGATGGACACGGGACTCGAGGGGGGCGAGACCGTCCTCTACCTTGGTGCCGCGAGCGGGACGACCGTGAGCCACGTCGCCGATTTTGCGGGCCCCACCTACGCCGTCGAGTTCGCCGCGCGACCGGCGCGCGATCTGCTCGAGGCCGCGGAAACGCGTGACCGGCTCTTTCCGTTGCTGAAGGACGCGCGGAAGCCGGAGACGTACGCCCACGTCGTGGAGTCGGACGTGGACGTGATCGTCCAGGACGTCGCGACGCGGGGGCAGGCGCGGGTGGCGCTCGAGAACCAGCGATTTCTGGCCGACGATGGGCGACTGCTGTTGGCCGTGAAGGCTCGAAGTGAGGACGTGACTCGAGAGCCGGCGGCCGTTTTCGCAGACGTCCGGGAAGAGTTGTCGGACGGGTACGAGACATTAGAGGAGAAGAGACTCGAGGAGTATCACACGGATCACCTCGGAATCGTGGCGCGGCCGCGATGA
- a CDS encoding DUF309 domain-containing protein, whose product MSDHTRDNTVAPPISGSPTGWNEGRSTSNGWEHGTLRRAVIHGIALYNAHEFHESHDCFEAEWYNYGRGTTESAFLHGMVQVAAGAYKHFDFENDAGMRRLFDTALQYLRDVPDDYYGIDLHDVKTTLEDALTDPNAVHGWQIELDGACPEATPTDFEYVAGLEG is encoded by the coding sequence ATGAGTGACCACACTCGAGACAATACCGTCGCGCCGCCGATTTCGGGGAGTCCGACCGGGTGGAACGAGGGGCGTAGCACGTCGAACGGGTGGGAACATGGCACTCTTCGACGCGCCGTGATCCACGGGATCGCTCTCTATAACGCACACGAGTTCCACGAATCGCACGACTGCTTCGAAGCGGAATGGTATAATTACGGCCGCGGTACCACCGAAAGTGCGTTTTTGCACGGAATGGTGCAAGTCGCAGCGGGCGCGTACAAGCACTTCGATTTCGAGAACGACGCCGGCATGCGACGTCTCTTCGACACGGCGCTGCAGTACCTCCGGGATGTACCGGACGACTACTACGGTATCGACCTCCACGATGTGAAAACGACTCTCGAAGACGCGCTGACGGATCCGAACGCAGTACACGGCTGGCAGATCGAACTCGACGGTGCGTGTCCGGAAGCGACACCGACGGATTTCGAGTACGTAGCCGGGCTCGAGGGATAG
- a CDS encoding SDR family NAD(P)-dependent oxidoreductase — protein sequence MTNLDEETIIVTGASRGLGRSMALSLSSLGANVVLVARNREDLESAANEADGETLVAPADVRDADAVDRVVSSTIERFGAVDTLINNAGLSGLSFGDERQSLVDTSEDEWDRIMDVNVRGVALFTKRVLEEMLDRDRPSGNVVNVSSGLGRNAIPGAAAYITSKWGLEGFTRAVALEVESDGINVNAIDPGGRVNTRIWEHLPDDEREQILQADVMDEAAAALAAQGPNGVTGDSMTAEEWEQRLG from the coding sequence ATGACGAACCTGGACGAAGAGACGATCATCGTCACTGGCGCGAGCAGAGGACTTGGTCGCTCGATGGCGCTGTCCCTTTCGAGCCTCGGTGCGAACGTCGTTCTCGTTGCCCGGAACCGAGAGGACCTCGAGTCGGCGGCGAACGAGGCGGACGGCGAGACGCTGGTTGCACCGGCAGACGTCCGCGACGCGGATGCGGTCGACCGGGTCGTCTCGTCGACGATCGAACGCTTCGGTGCCGTCGATACGCTCATCAACAACGCCGGACTGTCGGGTCTCAGTTTTGGCGACGAGCGACAGTCGCTCGTCGACACGAGCGAAGACGAGTGGGACCGAATCATGGACGTCAACGTGAGAGGCGTCGCCCTGTTCACGAAACGGGTCCTCGAGGAAATGCTCGACCGCGACCGGCCGTCGGGGAACGTCGTGAACGTGTCCTCGGGTCTCGGCCGGAACGCGATTCCGGGGGCTGCGGCGTACATCACGTCGAAGTGGGGTCTCGAAGGGTTCACGCGGGCGGTCGCACTCGAGGTCGAGTCCGACGGCATCAACGTCAACGCGATCGATCCCGGCGGTCGAGTCAACACGCGCATCTGGGAACACCTTCCCGACGACGAACGGGAGCAGATTCTCCAGGCCGACGTGATGGACGAGGCCGCTGCAGCGCTCGCAGCCCAGGGGCCAAACGGAGTCACCGGCGATTCGATGACCGCCGAGGAGTGGGAACAGCGTCTCGGGTGA
- a CDS encoding NOP5/NOP56 family protein, with protein sequence MTDTDGWFADVDPDDPDAMAAAIREGSADEPREWPALALEAGFANDEDEYYDAVREATTDATRAAVAERERADDRQLVHAVRAMDDCARTANELAERLAEWAGTVDPEAGTGVEYARAVAAGEADALEEPAIRSLAERIADLADEADDLRAFIERRTPAVAPNLSALAEPVLAARLVSLAGGLEELAKKPSGTIQVLGAEDALFAHLRGHAPSPKHGIIYTHDAVRGTRPDDRGSAARAVAGKLAIAARVDHYSGELRPELEAELADRIETIQARAAEENAGGDDDAPHGGGDDA encoded by the coding sequence ATGACCGACACGGACGGGTGGTTCGCGGACGTCGATCCGGACGACCCCGACGCGATGGCGGCCGCGATTCGCGAGGGGAGCGCGGACGAACCGCGCGAGTGGCCCGCCCTCGCGCTCGAGGCGGGGTTCGCGAACGACGAAGACGAGTATTACGACGCCGTACGCGAGGCGACGACGGACGCGACCAGAGCCGCGGTAGCCGAACGAGAGCGGGCCGACGACCGCCAGCTCGTCCACGCGGTGCGGGCGATGGACGACTGTGCGCGGACGGCGAACGAACTGGCCGAGCGACTGGCCGAGTGGGCGGGGACGGTCGATCCAGAGGCTGGGACCGGCGTCGAGTACGCGAGAGCGGTCGCGGCGGGCGAAGCCGACGCCCTCGAGGAGCCCGCGATCCGGTCGCTCGCCGAGCGAATCGCCGACCTGGCCGACGAGGCAGACGACCTGCGCGCGTTCATCGAACGCCGGACGCCCGCCGTCGCGCCGAACCTCTCCGCGCTCGCCGAGCCCGTCCTCGCCGCGCGACTCGTGTCGCTGGCCGGCGGGCTCGAGGAACTGGCGAAGAAACCGAGCGGCACGATACAGGTGTTAGGTGCGGAGGACGCGCTGTTCGCCCACCTGCGGGGGCACGCGCCGTCGCCGAAGCACGGGATCATCTACACGCACGACGCGGTCCGCGGCACGCGTCCCGACGACCGAGGGTCCGCGGCCCGCGCGGTAGCCGGCAAACTCGCCATCGCGGCCCGCGTCGATCACTACTCGGGCGAGTTGCGCCCCGAACTCGAGGCGGAACTGGCCGACCGGATCGAGACGATTCAGGCGCGAGCGGCGGAGGAGAACGCGGGTGGCGATGACGACGCGCCCCACGGAGGTGGAGACGATGCGTGA